AGGGTCCAAAATTTCATTTAGCATGAAATTTTGGACACGAGACAATGATgatgatagtgttgacaataatTCACTAGGATGCTTTCCCATCAATACTTCCAACGCTAGCACTCCAAAACTATAAACATCACATTTTTCGGTCACGACCAACGAATAAGCAAGTTCTgtagtttcaaaaacaaaaataattaaatacatgttaatttatattttgtaatCAACATGTATGTTTGCATTTGAATTCTCCAAtctagaatttatttttttatttatatttgatatttctTAATTTGGCTTTTCCTACTTGTTTCCCTCATTGTTCTAATATGTAATTCGAAACAAATAAGCAGCAGAAActaaatgaaaaggaaaagaagagagTGAAGGTGTAGAACCTGGGGCAATATATCCATTCGTCCCAACAATTACAGTTCGATTAGATGAATCAGGATCAAGAAGTCTTGCAGTCCCAAAGTCAACAATAAAAGCTTCCAATTCAAAGTTCCACAAAATGTTATTACTTGAGATGTCTCGATGAACAATTGGAGGGGTGCAATCATGATGCATGTAAGATAGAGCATGTGCGACACCTTTGACAATGTTCACTCTTTTTGTCCAATCCAATTCCATAGGTTCCTCATCAATGCTCAGGGCATAAAACAAGCTTCCCTTTTccatatattcataaatcaagAACATGCAACGGTTGTGGAGACAAAATCCGTGTAGCTTGACGATGTTCTTGTGTTATATTTCTGTTAAAAACTTTATCTCATTTCAGAAACTTGTGTCGTAAGCCGGTTGCTCCGCTTCCAATCGGTGGAGTTTTTTTAAGGCAACAACTTTGCCACTTGGTAAGACTGCTCTGTAAACACTGTCATAACCACCCGTTCCAATGTAATATTGATATCAAAATCCTCTGTTGCTCTGATGATTCTTCAAATGCAatcttttcatcaaaattccaaaTACAAAATAAATCTCCATTTTTGGTTGGACTTGGATCATGTTTCAAAGCTTTAGCTCTATATCGTCGCCAAAGGGTGAATATCACCAATGCAAAAGTtgagataaaaaataacaaagttGGAACTGGAATAGTAGTGACAGGCAGATTGCGCTGTACTTTGCTATTTCTTTCTCAATTTACAGTTGGGGATAAAATGCAAAGAAGGAAGCCTTGAATGGAACCACATAAATCCTTATTATGGTAGAGAGAGACCGATTTTGAGAACTGGCCCAGAGAGGATGGGATGTGACCTGAAAGCCTATTGAAAGATAGATCCAATGCAACCAAATTCGTTAGTCTCCCAATCTCTTGTGGAACGGATCCATTAAGTTTGTTGCATTGAAGGAGCAACGAGGTAAGATCGGTTAAGTAGCTGACAAAAGATGGGATTGGACCAACAAGACTATTAGAGGATAGATCCAATTCAACCAAATTCCTTAGTCTTCTAATTTCATTTGGAATGCATCCATTAAGTTTGTTGCTTTGAAGGAACAGCGAGGCAAGATTGGTTAAGTTGCTGACAGAAGATGGGATTGGACCAACAAGCCTACTGTAGGATAGATCGAATGCAACCAAATTCCTTAGTCTATAGATCAAATGCAACCAAATTCTTTAGTCTCCCAATTTCTTGTGGGATGGATCCATTAGTTGGTTGCTTTGAAGGTACAACGAGGCATGATTAGTTAAGTTGCTGATAGAAGATGGGATTGGACCAACAAGACTATTGGAGGATAGATCCAGAGCAACCAAATTCTTTAGGCTCCCAATTTCTTGTGGAATGGATCCATTAAGTTGGTTGCTTTGAAGGAACAACGAGGCAAGATTGGTTAAGTTGCTGACAGAAGATGGGATTGGACCAATAAGCCTATTGTAGGATAGATCGAATGCAACCAAATTCCTTAATCTACCAATTTCTTGTGGAATAGATCCATTAAGTTTGTTGCTTTAAAGGTACAACGAGGCAAGATTGGTTAAGTTGCTGACAGAAGATGGGATTGGACCAACAAGACTGTTGTTTGAGAGATCAAGATCAACCATACTCTCTAGGTTTCCAATATTTGGTGGAATAGGACCACGGAGGTAGCAGTATCTGAGATGGAGAGTCATTAGCTTTTTAAGGTTGCATATTTCGGGAGGAATGTTGTCCAATAGATTTAAGTCCAGAATCAAGTGGGTGAGATTGGTCAAAAGAACTATAGCTGAAGGTGTATGAAGAATAAGGTTTCTTGTCAAATTTAGAGAAACAAGATTCTCCATCTTTAAGCTTTGAAAGGGCTCCTATTTGAGGTGTTATGCCCCCATTCAAACCATGGCCACTAAGATCAATCTCGATGACACTTCCAGCATTGCATCGGATACCAGGCCACATACAATGGTCTCCAACTCTCCTATGATTACTCCACCACCCTGTTTTCATCAAGGCTTTTGCCTCCGTTGCCAACCATTGAGAATCATCGTTTGTTGCTCTTGTACTTGTACTAGTGATTACAATTATAGAGAGTAAAAAGAAGGTAGAGCTACAACTGTAAGAGTAGGATTTCATATCTATTACGTTGAGGACTCCAAAACTCATATTTAACTACATATAAAACTGATTTAAATttattggatatatatatatattaatttcagaGTCTCTAGTAACAAATTATTGGGAAAACAAACCTACTCTTttttatagggattaaattagaaaattttgaaattaataaaattaaagagtAAAAAAGTTTTtactaacaaatttaaaaaatcaattaagctcttttaaaatttaaaaattattaaaaaatcataatattttcaatttttttaaaaatttgtagaatttttaacgttatacatttttaaaaaaaataactataCTAACATGATAAAAGAGTAGatgtcaatttaaaaaaaaattataaccatTAAACTTTAATAGAAtagtattgttattttttaataaaaaattaatacttttaaaaaatttataaatttgtaacTATGTGGTTAAATCATACTAGATGTTTTGTATGAGCTACCAAGTTGAGGTTAAATATATGGATTTAAATAAGGTTCGGTGTTCTTCCAATTTTGCAGTTAAAATTAGTAATACGTTACTTTTGCATTTAACTCGGATCACACATTTATAAATTGACATTTAAAACGGGCGTTTTACTAAAAAAAGCccttttttaaagttaattataGAATTGGACCCTTTTTTTGGTTATTTACCGGACTAGACCATTTTCCCCGAAAACGCGTTTACGTCAGCGCGTTTTTAGAGTACGTGTCAGGAAAGCGCTTCCCTGGGGAAGCGTTTTTGTCAATGTCAGCAAAAAACGCTTCCTGGAGGGctcgctttgctgacgtggacaaAAACACTCCCCCAGGGAAGCGTTTTGTCTGTGCACCGgtaaaaaatttgaccgttggcttccaacggtccaaaaaaaaaactataaacccccccccccaaaatcATTTTTCACACAAATCTCTCACAATTTCTAAAATTCTATCAAAATTCCTTTcccttcatttattttttacACAATTCTCTTATAATTCTCAACATTCTTTCAATATTCCCTtcaaaaatctatcaaatttcattgaaattttctcaaaattctatcaaatttctacaaaaattctaacaattttatttgtttaaaatttttttgaatttaattttttaaataaaaaaatttgattgtgTTAGCAATGGCCGAAAAATTAATCCGTCTCGATAATAAGCACATCTCCATTGATcaaatgacaatggtaagtgataattttaaattttcaatactattcgattttttcttaatttacgcaaatttaattaaatttgcaatactatttgatatttttttcatttatgcaattataattaaaatttcaatactacttgatttttttttcatttatgatgtttgcattaattaatttatgcaattttaattaatttttgttttataaatttttataatagtctGTAGATCGGATGTTGCAATGCTACATCCGTAATATGCCTGGTCCTCCATCGCCGTTGATCGAGAATTATTTGCGGGAAGCGAgattttggcacgtggccacgataggccgggggtgcaagttggacccgaaactaatcagtgcgttggtagagaggtggagacccgagacgcacacttttcatcttccatgtggagagtgtactatcactctggAAGACGTGcatttgcaattgggattgccggtggatgggtACGCAGTCACCGAGTCCGCATCATCTACTGATTGGGGAGCCATATGCTACAAGCTTTTGGGTGCTATACCTGATAAAattaacggaggtcggatcgagatgggctagttacgagacacattcccgaaGTCGGATAATGATTCGACTGAACtcgaaagaatacgatatgcttgTGCATACATTCTTGAGATGATTGGATGTTATTTGATGCTGGACTTATcacgaaacctcgtacatctgagATGACTATTGAAACTCGtagattttagagcagctggcgAATTGAGTTGGAGGTCTgtcgtgttggcaacattgtacaaGGAAATGTTCGGGGCGACGCCACCGAACAAAGCCAAAATAAGAGGTTGCttatcactactgcaatcatgggcacggtttcattttccatttttatgTCCTCGAGtagaccacccatatacatttccACTCATaaaaaggtaaattttatattagattttacaattattacgtagatttagaataaaattgtatgctaaaaatttatttaattaggtggaaccattcggcgaGTATGTCGGAATACTTACCTCTCTCGAAGATATACGACTTGTATTAGACCAACgatcggaagcacaagtaagtattaaataaaatatatatacataataaaatagtcatttcgtatttagtatttagtatcaTGTATTATGTGTTATGTATAtaagtaatatttttatcatgttcatatagtttcaatacacaccatacgaggatccggcaattcgggcagtcATTCCGGATGAATTCCTTCAAAATCCAAAATCTTGGCATGTGACAGTCGCATTAGTTATGCtaccgtggagatgcaccagtcagataAAGTATTGAGGCAATTTGGATTcagacaaccgattcccgtggcaCTCGAGGTGTTTGATGATGAGCACAAAGCCGACTTACGGAAACtgcatacggattggccgagatacTGGTCACACTATATCGAAATATGGGAAaatcggtatgattatatacctactcagGAACCGATCATCGTTTCAGAGTTAGCGTGCTtaccagaatacatgccatggtttaggatccatggcaagccatatttattGTCAGAAAATGAGAGGCGACGACAAATTCGTGCCCAAAGGGAACGACGGGGGCCTTTAAATCTAAGAAGAAGGGACGACGACGCAGGCCCATCAACAACGCCCACACAATCAGCAGGCCCAATAGTTTAATCGACGACACTAACGTCACAGCCTTTTCAGGTTACGctaggtgcgtatcctagcccttatatatatcctaacccttatatgtttcctttttctagtcCTATGGCAGATTGGAATCCATGGCCCGGTTTATCTCCGCTCTCGATTACTCCGAGTCAACCGCCGTTCTATAGGCCGCTGTCACATGAGGGATCGCATGAGGCGCCATCGGGGAGCTCGTCTTTCTACCAATCCCCATCACCTTACGGTATTCAAACACCTTCACCATGTGTGATGCAAACACCATCGCAGTCATTATTCTATCAAGGAACCAGATCCCCTACCGGAGGAACCACAACCCTCGCCGGAAGCTGGTCAAATGAGGAATCCAGCACAGACCCGTCGACGACCCTCACGTGGCACTGATTCTGACTGCTacagatattaatttttttaatatatttgtacaaacttttttatattgtttcatttaataaaataaaaattcttttgaataaaacaattataatacaacatagtttcatttaataaaatataaataatataacatagtTTTTTACGACAACTATCAACTATTTCGATTTGGACATGAtctacttgtatggcctgggttcctacaccatccgcacaacttctgttgattgGTTGTTTCTCGATATCCATATTggtacgtattctagtcgagtaaggtcgaccctttggtttgcgatacaattctctatccggtaacagcttaaatgGAGCAAGCGATATAGACGGCCACTTATGTTGGAcaggtgggaatacgtgtctccacacgTTGTACATGGTTTCCagtttgtacacttcgtcgacatagctcatgggatctagacggagattctgacaagctgcaattacatgagcgcatggataacaaaGTGCGTCAAACCTTCCACAATCGCAGGTCTTATTTCTCAAGTGTACACAATATTGGCCGCCAACAATACCTTGGTTCGGCctgtcaaactccgtcacacgaaaccataggttgttGCGATCGTGatacactgtgtgcatggtgttggcccgtgccttcgccttgttaatttttTGCAATACCTTCGCGCACCATATATgcctccctgcatttggcctTGATACCTTGCTGCTCACTTTGGAAATAGTCCCGCTAAAAGAAAATACGTCTCTcacacaaccgatgttatcggaaAATGACGCCTTCtttttagaacagaatttatgcattcagccaagTTCGAGGTCATTTGACCATATCAtaggccgccgtcgtatgcttgtgtccatttttcgaaaggtatgttacagaggtagttTGCACCTTCTTCGTTAATTGAACGTAAAACTGCCAACATCTCATAAAAACGGTCCTTACTTATCTCAGACCCTACCAATATAAGAtgatagcgaaaattacataccacttttccattcaaaataaaaagagattatattagtagagattaaatacccatgttggtcacttgccGTCGTTCACTTGTAGATCGATATTGCCCGTAATAGTTGGATGCAACGTACCTTaggcaataccgatggtgtgtgcgaTGCCATAGGCTTCCCTGTCGCTCAATTGCGAAAAGTATTCCGGTGCCCCGATCTGATATGATGCAGATATTAGGTTGGGGgcagacatgcctccttaacctagaaagaaagaaatcccagtcatcagttGACTCCCCCAGTGTTATTGCAAACGTaattggaaggattctcccaCTGCCATCCTGTGTCACAGctagcaatagccgatgggtatatctaccatacataaaggtaccatcaatttgtaccaatggcttgtaATATAGAAATGCGTCTTGACATTACTTAAAGCTCCAGAACAAACGCTTAAATACTTAGCATCCATGGAGTAATCGATCGTTGTAGTACGCaggttccgtttcaaggtctgttactTAACCTGGGACATATCTctccagcacctgacaccactgccacacTTCATTATATGAAGCATCCCACCCACCATGCATCTTTTCCAatgccttctgcttagctatccaagccttgcggtaagagggtaTGTACTTCAACTGGCTaggaatattggcaattaagaccggTACTAAAATTCTGGGATCCGCCTTCATCGTCAGTAGTATTAAGGTAGCTAACATATCTGAATCCATCTTAGGATGATCATGTGAAACACCTGTCAAtgaagtacattaaataatgcaacgttacataataacaatattattcaaAAACCCCAGAAGTTTAGTGATACTGTACAGgcaacacatgtatgtggacctttgtacttttttatctcccacaagcctgtctttttcctcaacgaggccatgattttccatgaacatgtaccatattgcactgcacacttggcctcaaacttatcagatttggataTAACCACTTTGTAGTTAACCCCGttcatgatgctatgttgttttaatgtaccaagaaaactatctttattggaaaactccttaccaacttccaattcacCCGAATCCAATGAAGAACTTGTATGGTCACGCCTTCTGTATGGTAGATCttgaaactctaacgcatcatcttgagatagatcgacattatgcatgtgggctggaggtaaGTATGCCCGGAATCGTggatcttcttctttttcatctGAACCCCTTTCAACATCTTCAGGTACGGTTGGAACAGGCTTCGGTTcaaaaaataatgcaacttctgcaccattGGGCCCGGGCTTTCAAGGTAGATCAACATCAGACTCATCAtctaacccaccatcatctgcaacAAACGAGGTCCCCTCGCCGGTGGATGTCGTAGGGAGTATATCATCCCTTCTTGTGGACGTTTCACAACGTCTCCAATcagatgtggattgccaaccactagaagttgatgttattccccagtacgtatttccagcatcaaacatcgacccactgaggtacatgtcccatccactaacaGAGTGTCGTGTAGGGGTTGGGTATTCCATACTGCTACTAAACACAGGTGGTTCCGTGTTTTTCCATCCACTAACGGAGTGTCGGGCAGGGATAGTGTATTCCTCTCAACCGACATTAAATGTTGAAGCTGCAAATGTAtcatttggcgatgaaaattgtacatataactcaacaTAGGGTGATCTactagcgagatgagtctgcaccattgcctccaagctataAGCGCGTTTAATGtcgaatgagtcatatgtcacagGATCAAATGAtgcacaaaatcgatacttaatagataaaactttcattggcgttgtttcgaagattttacgcctaattctttcacgaagttctgtcaaatctatgttctagtTAAAAACCAGTCTCGCTCTGTTCTCCGataaaaaacaacaccattttcGGTGTTAcagacctcaccatcatagtaaataacaacactaatacgatcactcatcttcaatttcttttcttcttagcctctctaatttttttttgctgTAAGTTATGTAACCTGAGAATAAAATTTAGCTCATTTGTAGGCTCATTTTTCTGCGAACTACTGTTTCAAAAGagcatccacgtgggagctttttcaGAACTTTTGCCGACAGTGCATCCTGgttaaagcgtttttgacactatttgtttagaaatgtctactcagaattatttttctatgaactactgtagcaaaaggaCGTACACGTGGGAGTTTTTTTTTCAgaatcctaaaccctaatttaatcaattaaccttaaaaccctaaactctaatttagtatttagtatttaaaattaatatttaatttaatgagttAACCCTAAagccctaaaccctaatttaattaaattttcctCAAAACCTTAAACTTAGCATAGCGCCAGTAGGTATATATTggaaatcaataattaaaaaaaatcagaaatgaTCATGTTACAAGGTAAAAAAAACTTATCCGGtggatcaaaaataaaatgatctaAGCCATTGATAAGGGAAAAAAACCTAAACGCTGAAGTAATCGAATTACCAAGTTGTTGTTTACACGTTAAGAGTTATTTAAgggtttttttactaaaatattataagaaataaaatattaaaatagtatgtttaaatgattatgcatcaattaaccctaaaccttaaaccctaatttaatcaatccctaattttaatcaattaaccctaataccttaaactctaatttaatatttagtatttaaaattaatagttaatttaaaccccaaatcaattaatttttttttataaaccccaaccctaaatcctaaaaaccctatccctaaaacataaaaaaaccataaaccctaaattataaaaaaccctAACTGTAAAAACCCTTAAAACCTTAACGTAAAAACGGGCAAAACGCTTCCCTGGGGAGCGTTTTTGTCCACGTCATCAAAGCGCGCCCTCCAGGAAGTGTTTTTTGCTAATGTGGACAAAAACGCTCCCCCAGGAAAGTGTTTTCCTGACACGTACTCTGAAAatgtgctgacgtggacgcgttttcgGGAAAAATGGCCTAGTCTGGTAAATAACCAAAAAAAGGGCCATTTccgtaattaaatttaaaaataggttttttttgggtaaaacgCCCATTTAAAACCATATgtcttaattatttataattgttgCCTCGAACAATACTTGTAGAACAACTAAAACCCATTTCCACAAGAGATCTACCCACCATTATTGACTTGAAAGTTCAAAGCCTTTGCTAGTCTTTATCTAGCATTTGCCTACGTTTTTATATAAATGGGTCCAGGAAAAGCAATGCTATAAAGAAGTGGCCCTCACTTTACTAGGACAAAACATTTTCCCCGTTTTCAAAAAGGAAAGGATAAAGTGAAAGAATAAGGACTCAATTATTCAGTTATTTCTAATTTGCTTATTTATTTTGATGCTCATTCAACCCTATTTAAACCCATATACTCAATTGATGCCTTGAAAAATACTTGAGGAACAAAACATATACAACAACTAATACCCATTTCCACAACAATCGGAAAAGGaaatagaaaaaacaaaaaaaaaatcccaaaatcagTCCTCCACTATTGACTTGAAAGTTCAAAGTCTTTGCTAGTCTTTTATCTAACATTTGCCTACGTCTTTATATACATGGGTCCAGGAAAAGCAATGCTATAAAGAAGTGGCCCTCACTGTACTTGACAAAACAATTTCCCCGTTTTCACGTTTTCAAAAAAGGAAAGGATAAAATGCAagaatagtcactcaattattcagttctttccatttttctcattcaattgttattaatttttttttcacgttttagttattcaaatttcgaaattaaatattttaatcactctTCATTTGGTTGCTTAACAAAAGTCTAATGTGAGTTTTGTTTGATTgacttaataataaatttatcctTCTAATATTTACAAATCCTAACAgtttaatcctaattctaaaaaaattaacaaatttaacccttaatgttttcaaaatttttcattttagtcctaattataaaaattatttaaaattataatagaaCGTGGGCAATGCTATGTGCGACATTGAAAGAATTGATAACACTATATATCATCTAATATATGTCATGCATTACAAAATTTAGTGGCTTTGGGGACAATTAAATTCGTCTCTAAAAGTTTAAGAATCGTCCCTAATATATTTAAAGACGACTTAATTCGTCTCCAACAATTATCCTTTAAAACCATGTTCCTGAAAAATTTTGAAGACGAATATGAAAAATCTTCCTCATGATTAAGGACGAATTTCATCCCTAAAGCTTTAGAGGAAAATACCATCCCAAATTCATAAAAACACACCAAAATAATTAGGGATATTTTTgtctttaaattaatattatttataacactttttatctaaaatttttaatttttattataaatttaaatttcatactacgaattcttaagaaaaaaataattatacatatttaaaacgATAGATAAAATAGctaataaacttaataaaatcGTCAAAATTAGAAGTAGAGGGTTGCAATTCAAATATAAGAAAAGTACAATATTTTAAcctccctatattttttttgttgagtTTGATACTTACggctccgtttgtttgccagtaaaatattttccgaaaaatgatttatggaaaatgatttacttttctagaaatgatttacttttttggTGTTtgaatgaatctgtgtaaaatattttctattgtttggcagatttcctgaaaatattttctgaaaaagttgtttttatatatattaataaatttatattttaaattatttttacatatattgaaatgatttatttataaataaataaatcaaattaaatatataataatactcaattatcaAGCTAGAACATTAACCttcataaattaaaaacaaccaaagtcaaataaattatttctaattgtgttataaaaaataaaacaaggattaaataattataaattagctttcaaaccacaattaatattagaaattagtaatattatccaaatgcataattagtagtacaccacatgataacaacaacattgtccaagtgcaatattacaccacattaaaagtatcaatatcttcaaccttgagaaaatttttgaagccaaatttttctatgcttcttacttttaactaaaaaagctttggCCTCGTATTCATGACTCACTAGATAATCAAATACTGAACACAtgaagtcatcatcaaatccttctacctccatcgacatcacttcTTCGTAAAGATGTGGTGTCTTATCTGCAATAAATTGTTCCAAAATATTAGCAATTTTtccaagttgttcacccacaaatttaatttgttcatcaacgatatcgaaaccctttttttttcttttgaaaacaaTTGGAATCggctttgaaaataaaaatgtggagtcgccaccaatctcttgatttaggtgtgattgggccACCTACTAAAACGCTTTATTCATGTAAAATCAAAaagtgggttcgggagtcggttacggatgaagaagggttagcaccctcattacacccaaaaattggtaccaaattgatttgatgCTAACCTTATGCCAAAATGTCTTTTAAAGAAAAGATTTTCCAAAGTATGActctttttaaaatgtttgaaCAGTTTAAATTAGTGGTCAAAATTTTCTCGTTTCAAAGATATGCAGTATCATACCCAGCACGATTGGATACGATCCCTTATACCTTTAAAAACACGattgatttttgactttttgaaAACTCGTacactaaaattataaaaggttATCCAAATATTTAGTTCACCGGAAAAATCATACCCAGTACAATTGAACACGATTTTTTGAATTCCCCAAATATTGGATATTGccttatttcagaatttttgaatgataaagaaaattggaaatttgCTCAAAACACTTTTATCCGTTTTAAAAGGGAATGTTTAATGAATTGTATCAAAACATTTATATGAAAAAGGGTTAATGAGTATGAAATAATAGGATACAACAAGTCACAATTAATAAATCCACAATTATGTACAACTATTCTaagtaaaatgaccaaattcTTAATCATGGATGACGAACAATCAATACAAAAATGATGTACAATAATAATTAACATGACATAATATAAAATGATCCACCAAATACGCACAAAATAGCATGGAATTAGAAATCAATATATAGTACAAGacattttcaaaataatgatGAATTAATTAACACATAACATAAGTTGACAAGTTGGTATGAAAGCTTGGGATAtataattatttgacataaatattgtagaataaaacatttgaatcgaatttaatatacaaaatattttaaacaaaaatttaaaaaaaaaatcgacaatatgcatggtagtttaaataacatataaaatataaaagaaacataaaacaCATGGTAGGATATAATGTACATAGCAAATtcataaaacatgtatatataaataggtttgaaaatatttgtttgtaaaaaaaaaggcATGAAATTAACAatgtatgaaaaattaaataaatatataaataatacacgtaatgaatttttttaaaaaatataattatatacacaAAAAGGTAATACTATATTtgcaaaatacataaatttaatgATGTATGTAAAGCTATATTTATAAAgggaaatttaaaacaaataatatataacataagCTTACATGTAACAAATTGATTTGGATTGATGaaacatataaataatacatACAAAAGAATAATATGAGAGTGTATACAATAAATAAA
This window of the Gossypium hirsutum isolate 1008001.06 chromosome A09, Gossypium_hirsutum_v2.1, whole genome shotgun sequence genome carries:
- the LOC107898260 gene encoding MDIS1-interacting receptor like kinase 2-like is translated as MEKGSLFYALSIDEEPMELDWTKRVNIVKGVAHALSYMHHDCTPPIVHRDISSNNILWNFELEAFIVDFGTARLLDPDSSNRTVIVGTNGYIAPELAYSLVVTEKCDVYSFGVLALEVLMGKHPSELLSTLSSSLSRVQNFMLNEILDPRLSTPKSRKMAGDITFIAIITFACLRARPKARPTMKLVSQEFLHIKSPIAMPLHEISLIKLKNHEMFMSDENHK
- the LOC107898259 gene encoding probable leucine-rich repeat receptor-like protein kinase At1g35710, coding for MENLVSLNLTRNLILHTPSAIVLLTNLTHLILDLNLLDNIPPEICNLKKLMTLHLRYCYLRGPIPPNIGNLESMVDLDLSNNSLVGPIPSSVSNLTNLASLLIGPIPSSVSNLTNLASLFLQSNQLNGSIPQEIGSLKNLVALDLSSNSLVGPIPSSISNLTNHASLLRNLVAFDLSYSRLVGPIPSSVSNLTNLASLFLQSNKLNGCIPNEIRRLRNLVELDLSSNSLVGPIPSFVSYLTDLTSLLLQCNKLNGSVPQEIGRLTNLVALDLSFNRLSGHIPSSLGQFSKSVSLYHNKDLCGSIQGFLLCILSPTVN